The following proteins are co-located in the Heliorestis convoluta genome:
- the glnA gene encoding type I glutamate--ammonia ligase, whose amino-acid sequence MTSAEKNMVLDQAKERQVKFVRLQFSDIFGIPKNVSIPVEQLPKALDGDIAFDGSSIDGFVRIEESDMMLKPDSSTFTVFPWTPKESRVARLICDVALPDGQPFMGCPRTALRRALAEAEELGYSAFNVGPEAEFFLFHMDQEGNPTTITHDKAGYFDLTPVDLGENARREMVLTLEAMGFEIEASHHELAPGQHEIDFKYDNALAVADKVMTFKFVVRTIAQRHGLHASFMPKPVYGIAGSGMHMNQSLFKGEQNVFFDPQGERQLSQEAYHYIAGLMEHVKAMTAITNPIVNSYKRLVSGFEAPVYIAWSAQNRSPLIRIPAKRGMSTRVELRNPDPSCNPYLALTVALKAGLDGIKRKLMPPAAVDRNIYTMTEKERAELSIGQLPMSLQEALEELQKNQVIQEALGPHIYERYIEAKLSEWDNYRIRVHPWEIEQYLTRY is encoded by the coding sequence ATGACTTCAGCAGAAAAGAACATGGTACTTGATCAAGCCAAAGAACGTCAGGTGAAATTTGTACGTCTACAATTCTCTGATATCTTTGGTATCCCCAAAAACGTATCTATTCCTGTAGAACAATTGCCAAAGGCTTTAGATGGAGATATTGCCTTCGATGGCTCTTCCATTGATGGGTTTGTACGGATTGAAGAATCCGATATGATGTTAAAGCCTGATTCATCAACCTTTACTGTCTTTCCTTGGACGCCAAAAGAAAGTAGAGTAGCTCGTCTCATTTGTGATGTGGCTCTGCCAGATGGTCAACCATTTATGGGATGCCCTCGTACTGCCTTACGTCGAGCTCTTGCCGAAGCGGAAGAACTAGGCTACAGTGCCTTCAATGTTGGGCCGGAAGCAGAATTCTTCCTTTTCCATATGGATCAAGAAGGTAACCCGACGACAATTACCCACGACAAGGCTGGCTATTTTGACTTAACGCCCGTTGATCTAGGGGAAAATGCTCGTCGTGAAATGGTTTTAACCTTAGAAGCCATGGGATTTGAAATTGAAGCGTCCCACCACGAACTGGCACCGGGACAGCATGAAATAGACTTCAAATACGACAATGCATTGGCTGTCGCTGACAAAGTGATGACCTTTAAGTTTGTCGTCAGAACGATTGCGCAAAGACATGGTCTGCATGCTTCTTTTATGCCCAAACCAGTCTACGGAATTGCCGGTTCGGGTATGCATATGAACCAATCTCTTTTCAAAGGCGAGCAGAATGTCTTTTTCGATCCCCAGGGGGAGCGACAACTGAGCCAAGAAGCCTACCATTATATTGCTGGCTTGATGGAACACGTAAAAGCCATGACGGCCATAACGAACCCCATTGTCAACTCTTACAAGCGACTTGTTTCGGGCTTTGAAGCGCCTGTCTATATCGCTTGGTCTGCCCAAAACCGTAGTCCTTTGATTAGAATTCCAGCCAAAAGAGGCATGAGCACACGGGTTGAGCTGCGCAACCCCGATCCATCTTGTAACCCCTATCTAGCTTTAACAGTTGCTCTTAAGGCAGGTCTTGACGGTATTAAGCGGAAACTGATGCCACCAGCTGCTGTCGATCGGAACATCTATACTATGACCGAGAAGGAACGAGCAGAACTGTCTATTGGCCAACTGCCAATGAGTCTTCAAGAGGCGTTGGAAGAATTACAAAAGAATCAAGTGATTCAAGAAGCACTAGGTCCTCATATCTATGAGCGCTATATAGAGGCTAAACTGTCCGAATGGGACAACTATCGCATTCGAGTCCATCCTTGGGAGATTGAACAGTACCTAACGAGATACTAG
- a CDS encoding NGG1p interacting factor NIF3 gives MKLKDVYRRMVALGIEADPRGKKQVEELLKERQKEKEKAKGDDSEGFQEDTLFNPYSDTAILYGEETREIKRILVGIDIEVGEVLLADRLREKGEAIDLIMAHHPEGKALSALHKVMHMQEDLLHQIGVPINIAEGIMASRIGEVRRGLAPLNHNRAVDAARLLDLPLMCVHTPADNQVQTFLSRVIEERNPKKVDDILKLLKEIPEYKEAAKRGSGPTLFAGKKDGRCGKVIVDMTGGTSGSEEAYARLAQAGVGTIVGMHMGEKHRKEAEKYHINVVIAGHMASDSLGMNLLLDALERQGIQVVACAGMIRYSRNVQ, from the coding sequence GTGAAATTAAAAGATGTCTATCGACGCATGGTCGCTCTAGGAATAGAAGCAGACCCACGAGGCAAAAAACAAGTAGAAGAACTTCTAAAAGAGCGGCAAAAAGAAAAGGAAAAAGCCAAAGGCGATGATTCTGAAGGTTTTCAGGAAGATACTTTATTCAACCCCTATAGTGATACGGCCATTCTTTATGGTGAAGAAACTCGGGAAATAAAGCGCATTCTAGTAGGCATTGATATTGAAGTCGGCGAAGTATTATTGGCCGATAGACTTCGAGAAAAAGGCGAGGCTATTGATTTAATCATGGCTCATCATCCTGAAGGCAAAGCCTTATCTGCGCTCCATAAAGTAATGCATATGCAAGAAGATTTGCTACATCAAATCGGTGTACCCATCAATATTGCAGAAGGTATTATGGCCAGTCGTATTGGAGAAGTTCGGAGAGGGCTGGCTCCTCTCAACCACAATCGAGCTGTCGACGCAGCCCGCTTGCTAGATCTGCCCTTGATGTGCGTCCATACGCCGGCAGACAACCAGGTTCAAACTTTCTTAAGCAGAGTAATTGAAGAAAGAAACCCTAAGAAAGTTGATGATATTCTAAAGCTACTCAAAGAGATTCCTGAATACAAAGAAGCGGCCAAAAGAGGTTCTGGCCCTACGCTATTTGCTGGTAAAAAAGATGGGCGCTGTGGTAAAGTCATTGTTGATATGACAGGAGGCACTTCTGGTTCAGAAGAAGCTTATGCTCGACTGGCTCAAGCCGGTGTAGGTACCATTGTAGGAATGCATATGGGAGAAAAACATCGCAAAGAAGCAGAAAAATACCATATTAATGTCGTCATTGCAGGCCATATGGCCAGTGACTCTCTAGGAATGAATCTACTGCTTGATGCGCTGGAAAGACAGGGCATTCAAGTCGTTGCTTGTGCAGGGATGATCCGATACAGTCGAAATGTCCAGTAA